From Halomicrobium salinisoli, the proteins below share one genomic window:
- a CDS encoding uS10/mL48 family ribosomal protein: MPFVTKLALESGDRRRLDDVVDDIKERAARKGVELKGPHPRPPEHHRVPQSKTLSPDGGRFESWDYTVYTRTIEIVDHQEFARDVTRREFPEGIHVEAEIEQRNHLGS, from the coding sequence ATGCCGTTCGTCACCAAACTCGCGCTCGAGAGCGGGGACCGCCGCCGGCTCGACGACGTCGTCGACGACATCAAGGAGCGGGCGGCGCGCAAGGGCGTGGAACTCAAGGGACCGCACCCCCGCCCGCCGGAGCACCACCGCGTGCCCCAGTCCAAGACGCTGTCCCCCGACGGCGGCCGGTTCGAGTCCTGGGACTACACCGTCTACACGCGCACGATCGAGATCGTCGACCACCAGGAGTTCGCCCGCGACGTGACCCGGCGGGAGTTCCCCGAGGGCATCCACGTCGAGGCCGAGATCGAACAGCGCAACCACCTGGGCTCCTAG
- a CDS encoding amidohydrolase, whose protein sequence is MDADRYDRLVSLRRALHRHPEPAWREFYTTARLVEECERIGVDDLVVGPDLLASGERLSVPDEDELGEWYERALDAGADEEVLEQLRGGWTGLLATLERGEGPTVALRVDIDGLPREESTDPGHYPAAEGFRSETGAMHACGHDGHAAIGVGVLEAVAESDFAGTLKVLFQPAEEVVGGARPVAESGHLDDVDVLLAVHLGLDHPTGEVVAGVEDILAVSQFRADFEGDPAHAGGHPAQGRNAVQALATAVQNLYGIPRHEAGATRVNAGVVEGGTATNIVPEHASIEGEVRGETTELMEYMRERADDVIGNAADMHRCEVEIESTGEAPSAENDPALVDLGYEAAGRVAGVDSRVRTAALGGSEDATYLMRRVQETGGEAAYVCVGTDHPGGHHTATFDVDEPSIAVGVDWLAETLLAAAEAER, encoded by the coding sequence ATGGACGCGGATCGCTACGACCGACTGGTATCGCTGCGGCGGGCGTTACACCGCCACCCGGAGCCGGCCTGGCGGGAGTTCTACACGACGGCGCGGCTCGTCGAGGAGTGCGAGCGGATCGGCGTGGACGATCTGGTCGTGGGCCCCGACCTGCTCGCGTCGGGCGAGCGGCTCTCGGTGCCCGACGAGGACGAACTCGGGGAGTGGTACGAGCGCGCGCTCGACGCAGGCGCGGACGAGGAGGTGCTGGAGCAGCTCCGGGGCGGCTGGACGGGCCTGCTGGCGACGCTGGAGCGCGGCGAGGGGCCGACCGTGGCGCTGCGGGTGGACATCGACGGCCTGCCGCGGGAGGAGTCGACGGATCCCGGCCACTACCCGGCGGCGGAGGGCTTCCGCTCGGAGACGGGCGCGATGCACGCCTGCGGCCACGACGGCCACGCGGCCATCGGCGTCGGCGTGCTGGAGGCGGTCGCGGAGAGCGACTTCGCGGGGACGCTGAAGGTGCTCTTCCAGCCCGCCGAGGAGGTCGTCGGCGGTGCGCGGCCGGTGGCGGAGAGCGGACACCTCGACGACGTGGACGTCCTGCTGGCGGTCCACCTGGGGCTGGACCACCCGACCGGCGAGGTCGTGGCCGGGGTCGAGGACATCCTCGCCGTCAGCCAGTTCCGCGCGGACTTCGAGGGCGACCCCGCGCACGCGGGCGGCCACCCCGCGCAGGGGCGCAACGCCGTCCAGGCGCTGGCGACGGCGGTCCAGAACCTCTACGGCATCCCGCGACACGAGGCGGGTGCGACGCGGGTCAACGCCGGCGTCGTCGAGGGCGGCACGGCGACGAACATCGTCCCCGAGCACGCGAGCATCGAGGGCGAGGTCCGCGGCGAGACGACCGAGCTGATGGAGTACATGCGCGAGCGCGCGGACGACGTGATCGGGAACGCCGCCGACATGCACCGCTGCGAGGTCGAGATCGAGTCGACCGGCGAGGCGCCCAGCGCCGAGAACGACCCCGCCCTCGTCGACCTGGGCTACGAGGCCGCCGGGCGCGTCGCGGGGGTCGACTCCCGGGTCCGGACGGCGGCGCTGGGCGGCAGCGAGGACGCCACGTACCTCATGCGCCGCGTCCAGGAGACGGGCGGGGAGGCCGCCTACGTCTGCGTCGGCACGGACCACCCCGGCGGCCACCACACGGCCACCTTCGACGTGGACGAACCGTCCATCGCCGTCGGCGTCGACTGGCTCGCCGAGACGCTGCTGGCCGCGGCCGAAGCGGAGCGGTAG
- a CDS encoding transcriptional regulator, with product MEFDKLVHQPTRLQIFAHLYRHGETSFSDLTDALDVTEGNLASHVQRMEEADALRVEKEFVDRKPQTTYELTDAGRALFEDHVETLEALIDGLDE from the coding sequence ATGGAGTTCGACAAGCTCGTTCACCAGCCGACCCGCCTGCAGATCTTCGCGCACCTCTACCGGCACGGCGAGACGAGCTTCTCCGACCTGACCGACGCCCTCGACGTGACCGAGGGGAACCTCGCGAGTCACGTCCAGCGCATGGAGGAGGCCGACGCGCTCCGCGTCGAGAAGGAGTTCGTCGACCGCAAGCCCCAGACGACCTACGAGCTGACCGATGCGGGGCGAGCGCTGTTCGAGGACCACGTCGAGACGCTGGAGGCGCTCATCGACGGGCTCGACGAGTAA
- a CDS encoding DUF7110 family protein: MTSRVYRLHSTLELPLEDTYDFFEDADLPPEIADVEITRRNNTLIISAVAEDESISKYTPTAQLKASVTENRVYEELPEDAEEPPGFNGMNGGGGSPQWGQLEEEEKPDSELVEYACFKGDRETVLQNTALQYPMFQVLCDVARNAEKGTLTAIAAVDEELEAVRIVDGEDKPAQINVVEEPREDEDEDTVNWRDNEFIS; this comes from the coding sequence ATGACCAGCCGCGTATACAGACTCCACTCGACACTCGAACTGCCACTGGAAGACACGTACGACTTCTTCGAGGACGCCGACCTCCCGCCCGAGATCGCGGACGTAGAGATCACCCGCCGCAACAACACGCTCATCATCAGCGCCGTCGCAGAGGACGAGTCGATCAGCAAGTACACGCCGACCGCCCAGCTCAAGGCCAGCGTCACCGAGAACCGGGTCTACGAGGAACTGCCGGAGGACGCCGAGGAGCCGCCGGGATTCAACGGCATGAACGGCGGCGGTGGCAGCCCGCAGTGGGGCCAGCTCGAGGAGGAGGAGAAGCCCGACTCGGAGCTCGTCGAGTACGCCTGCTTCAAGGGGGACCGGGAGACCGTGCTCCAGAACACCGCGCTGCAGTATCCGATGTTCCAGGTCCTCTGCGACGTCGCCCGCAACGCCGAGAAAGGGACCCTTACCGCCATCGCGGCGGTCGACGAGGAGCTCGAGGCGGTCCGGATCGTCGACGGCGAGGACAAGCCCGCGCAGATCAACGTCGTCGAGGAGCCCCGCGAGGACGAGGACGAGGACACCGTCAACTGGCGGGACAACGAGTTCATCTCATAG
- a CDS encoding PAS domain-containing protein produces the protein MSVLLEPPAAVLVAGPSGAPSDSVRSALLDGAASEVRTASDAASAGEAAAEDEVACLVVAGAPSAPEAASVCDAVRDADDDLPVVFHAESDGEGPIADLLSGLGATVVPQSAPNERLREAVDGALATYRRRRIRAEESEMLRAMLDQLGKSIYFKDEDGRIVHHADVGGGPDPENARGKTDPEIYDEEWAIESYERELEVIEEERTLVDYDHYDPEADLWTRTTKVPWRDDGEVRGLIGITTDVTEYKRRERELDELQRRFDSFVHQLRHDLKTRLQIAVGNLAAREADDDRLAAVRRSLADIDRIVEDYGRLANRSIDVDRGGSPTELRDAARTAWSTAASGDAALELDGVDDAYVNAPRAMVLVVLENLFREAADGDVEAPTVRVGTTVDGFYVEDTGSRVSDPKLAMLAQDGYATAEDGSGHELSLVKEEIDRHLWTLSVGESPEGGARFEVGNCLIDAVGLGDGRSVDLDSARAVGDLEAGGEADYDDEADRWRVCADGSDVFRQDNDCYFVSATVEGDVSVRAKVARLEPVADLSKAGLMIRQSFAEQAPYGYVGATPARGTELLWRSEPGADGRSRHLEEEAVPFDWYRLDRSGDEIAMSVSLDGERWQRVDRRAVATDGPVHVGLAVCSTVVGERCEALFENVEIREAGGE, from the coding sequence ATGAGCGTTCTCCTCGAACCTCCGGCCGCCGTCCTCGTCGCGGGCCCGTCAGGGGCGCCCAGCGACTCCGTCCGCTCCGCCCTGCTCGACGGGGCGGCGTCCGAGGTGCGGACCGCGTCTGACGCGGCGAGCGCGGGCGAAGCCGCCGCCGAGGACGAGGTGGCCTGTCTGGTCGTCGCCGGAGCGCCCTCCGCACCCGAGGCGGCGTCGGTCTGTGACGCCGTCCGCGACGCCGACGACGACCTCCCGGTCGTCTTCCACGCCGAATCCGACGGCGAGGGACCGATCGCGGATCTGCTGTCTGGCCTCGGTGCCACCGTCGTTCCGCAGTCGGCCCCGAACGAGCGGCTCCGCGAGGCGGTCGACGGCGCGCTGGCGACCTACCGCCGACGGCGGATCCGCGCCGAGGAGAGCGAGATGCTGCGCGCGATGCTCGACCAGCTCGGGAAGTCGATCTACTTCAAGGACGAGGACGGGCGCATCGTCCACCACGCCGACGTCGGGGGCGGCCCGGACCCGGAAAACGCGCGGGGCAAGACGGACCCGGAGATCTACGACGAGGAGTGGGCGATCGAATCCTACGAGCGGGAACTGGAGGTGATCGAGGAGGAGCGGACGCTCGTCGACTACGACCACTACGACCCGGAGGCCGACCTGTGGACGCGGACCACGAAGGTCCCGTGGCGCGACGACGGGGAGGTCAGGGGGCTCATCGGGATCACGACCGACGTGACCGAGTACAAGCGGCGCGAGCGCGAACTCGACGAGCTCCAGCGCCGCTTCGACTCGTTCGTCCACCAGCTCCGCCACGACCTCAAGACCCGGCTCCAGATCGCCGTCGGCAACCTGGCGGCCCGCGAGGCCGACGACGACCGACTCGCGGCCGTTCGGCGCAGCCTGGCCGATATCGACCGCATCGTCGAGGACTACGGCCGGCTGGCGAACCGGTCGATCGACGTCGATCGCGGCGGCTCCCCGACGGAACTGCGCGACGCCGCGCGGACGGCGTGGTCGACGGCCGCGTCCGGGGACGCGGCGCTCGAACTCGACGGCGTGGACGACGCGTACGTCAACGCGCCCCGGGCGATGGTGCTCGTCGTGCTGGAGAACCTGTTCAGAGAGGCAGCGGACGGCGACGTCGAGGCCCCGACGGTGCGCGTCGGAACCACGGTCGACGGATTCTACGTCGAGGACACCGGGAGCCGCGTGTCCGATCCGAAACTCGCGATGCTCGCACAGGACGGATACGCGACGGCCGAGGACGGGAGCGGTCACGAACTCAGCCTCGTCAAGGAGGAGATCGACCGCCACCTCTGGACGCTGTCGGTCGGCGAGAGCCCGGAGGGCGGCGCGCGCTTCGAGGTGGGGAACTGCCTGATCGACGCCGTCGGGCTCGGCGACGGCCGATCCGTCGACCTCGATTCGGCGCGCGCCGTCGGCGACCTCGAGGCCGGCGGCGAGGCCGACTACGACGACGAGGCGGACCGGTGGCGCGTGTGCGCGGACGGGAGCGACGTCTTCCGACAGGACAACGACTGCTACTTCGTCTCCGCCACCGTCGAGGGCGACGTCAGCGTCCGCGCGAAGGTCGCCCGGCTCGAGCCGGTCGCGGACCTGAGCAAGGCCGGTCTGATGATCCGTCAGTCCTTCGCAGAGCAGGCGCCCTACGGGTACGTCGGCGCGACGCCGGCCCGCGGGACGGAACTGCTGTGGCGGTCGGAGCCCGGGGCCGACGGCCGGAGCCGACACCTCGAGGAGGAGGCGGTCCCGTTCGACTGGTACCGGCTGGACCGGTCGGGCGACGAGATCGCGATGTCGGTCTCGCTCGACGGCGAGCGCTGGCAGCGCGTCGACCGGCGCGCGGTCGCGACCGACGGTCCGGTCCACGTGGGACTGGCCGTCTGTAGCACGGTGGTCGGCGAGCGCTGCGAGGCGCTCTTCGAGAACGTCGAGATAAGAGAAGCGGGCGGCGAGTAG
- a CDS encoding stage II sporulation protein M, with translation MTNRVRAARGIARRWLRGYVLAAFATLLVGVVIGYALGTQVPAGWLQQGTGSSAFVPDRITFWTLLSNNLLAITFISLGAASAGALTAFALLLNGVLIGAVVQIALRETDLLTVVALIAPHGIVEIPALLIVSAIGYRFGHRTIRYVRGLEEVLFTRRDLKEAGVLYAVAALMIVVAAWIEAEVTLAVAERVADGAAVEA, from the coding sequence ATGACGAACCGAGTCCGGGCCGCGCGGGGCATCGCGCGGCGGTGGCTGCGGGGGTACGTACTGGCGGCGTTCGCGACGCTCCTGGTGGGAGTGGTGATCGGGTACGCGCTCGGGACGCAGGTCCCCGCCGGGTGGCTACAGCAGGGGACCGGCTCGTCGGCGTTCGTCCCCGACCGGATCACCTTCTGGACGCTCCTCTCGAACAACCTGCTCGCCATCACGTTCATCTCGCTGGGCGCCGCGTCCGCCGGTGCCCTGACCGCCTTCGCGCTCCTGCTGAACGGCGTCCTCATCGGCGCCGTGGTCCAGATCGCCCTCCGCGAGACGGACCTCCTCACCGTCGTCGCGCTCATCGCGCCCCACGGGATCGTCGAGATCCCGGCGCTCTTGATCGTCTCGGCGATCGGCTACCGGTTCGGCCACCGGACGATCAGGTACGTCCGCGGCCTGGAGGAGGTACTCTTCACGCGCCGGGACCTGAAGGAGGCCGGCGTGCTGTACGCCGTCGCCGCCCTCATGATCGTCGTGGCGGCCTGGATCGAGGCCGAGGTGACGCTGGCCGTCGCCGAGCGGGTCGCCGACGGTGCGGCCGTCGAGGCGTGA
- a CDS encoding CBS domain-containing protein yields MSDSSQTRVEAIMSTPLETISADATLTEATTAMREEDISALLVTTAPPSIITSTDVLDAVAEGRDPDDVRVEDVMTESVETVPPDLRLGEVAAMMTNFGISHLPVVDDDYLGMVSSTDITARMA; encoded by the coding sequence ATGAGTGACAGCAGTCAGACGCGAGTCGAGGCCATCATGTCGACGCCCCTGGAGACGATCTCGGCCGACGCCACGCTCACCGAGGCGACGACGGCGATGCGCGAGGAGGACATCAGCGCCCTGCTGGTGACGACCGCGCCGCCGTCGATCATCACCAGCACGGACGTCCTCGACGCCGTCGCCGAGGGCCGCGACCCCGACGACGTGCGGGTCGAGGACGTGATGACGGAGTCGGTCGAGACGGTGCCGCCGGACCTGCGGCTGGGCGAGGTCGCGGCGATGATGACGAACTTCGGGATCAGCCACCTCCCCGTGGTGGACGACGACTACCTCGGGATGGTCTCGTCGACGGACATCACTGCCCGCATGGCCTGA
- a CDS encoding AAA family ATPase — protein sequence MIVVLSGLPGSGKTTLATGLRERLAERGRTVALLHSDDFERRTYDRLYESVADGVAGESAAPDLWLLDGTFARREWRNRFYRLDDVREVWVRAPLTTCLARNRRRADPIPDRGVESVAAEFEPPRADLVIDTDELGADESLDRLEAAVNAWLTE from the coding sequence GTGATCGTCGTCCTGTCCGGCCTCCCGGGGTCCGGGAAGACGACGCTGGCGACCGGGCTCCGGGAGCGCCTCGCCGAGCGCGGTCGCACCGTCGCGCTCCTGCACTCGGACGACTTCGAGCGACGGACCTACGACCGGCTGTACGAGTCCGTGGCCGACGGCGTCGCGGGCGAGTCCGCGGCGCCCGACCTCTGGCTGCTCGACGGGACCTTCGCCCGGCGCGAGTGGCGAAACCGCTTCTACCGGCTCGACGACGTCCGCGAGGTGTGGGTACGGGCGCCGCTGACGACGTGTCTCGCGCGGAACCGGCGACGCGCGGACCCGATCCCGGACCGGGGCGTCGAGTCCGTCGCCGCCGAGTTCGAACCGCCCCGGGCGGACCTGGTGATCGACACCGACGAACTCGGCGCCGACGAGTCGCTGGACCGTCTCGAAGCGGCGGTGAACGCGTGGCTGACGGAGTGA
- a CDS encoding geranylgeranyl reductase family protein yields MTTEGADGSAVDGRTVSADVAVVGAGTAGCYAAATLARDGYDVVVAERKDEQEAGHIACGDALKGASNFPDSIPKSQIEPAFTNTDVDHGRFEIPQEDTVLEIPVPGELAVIDRWEYGRRIIDGAAEAGAEFHYDTVVQDVRQDEDGTVIGLTAMRKGDPVTYESDVVIDAAGALSILQDKADLGDATFDTNVDYSQFCSGYREVVETEEPVPWDDALVFKPTERSAGYLWYFPRTETEINVGLGFQMTEEPMELVDDLKRDLSGREEFAGAEVTDKLGAALPTRRPYDSAVAPGFMAVGDAAGHVNPTTGGGIAGAAYAGKYAAEQAIEAIEDGRADEEAALWGYNERVMDHFGARYAALDVYNIFTTAYDVDDLMGLLAALPGEQLAEALYSGSTDMSLGLKLRTAIKSFGHWGTIYDLYQTKALADRLLDLYEEYPTHPDAFDRWQARRDDLMDEIYDLTGADPKY; encoded by the coding sequence ATGACCACGGAAGGAGCCGACGGGTCCGCCGTCGACGGACGGACCGTGTCGGCGGACGTCGCCGTCGTCGGGGCCGGGACGGCGGGCTGTTACGCGGCCGCGACGCTCGCCCGCGATGGGTACGACGTCGTCGTCGCCGAGCGCAAGGACGAGCAGGAGGCGGGCCACATCGCCTGCGGGGACGCCCTGAAGGGCGCCTCGAACTTCCCCGACTCCATCCCGAAGTCCCAGATCGAACCCGCGTTCACCAACACCGACGTCGACCACGGCCGGTTCGAGATCCCCCAGGAGGACACCGTCCTGGAGATCCCGGTGCCGGGCGAACTGGCCGTCATCGACCGCTGGGAGTACGGCCGCCGCATCATCGACGGCGCCGCGGAGGCCGGCGCCGAGTTCCACTACGACACCGTCGTCCAGGACGTCCGTCAGGACGAGGACGGCACCGTGATCGGCCTGACAGCGATGCGGAAGGGCGATCCCGTCACCTACGAGTCCGACGTGGTGATCGACGCCGCGGGCGCGCTGTCGATCCTGCAGGACAAGGCCGACCTCGGGGACGCCACCTTCGACACCAACGTCGACTACTCGCAGTTCTGCTCGGGCTACCGCGAGGTCGTCGAGACCGAGGAGCCGGTCCCGTGGGACGACGCGCTCGTCTTCAAGCCCACGGAGCGGTCGGCGGGGTACCTCTGGTACTTCCCGCGCACGGAGACGGAGATCAACGTCGGCCTGGGCTTCCAGATGACCGAGGAGCCCATGGAGCTGGTCGACGACCTCAAGCGGGACCTCTCCGGCCGCGAGGAGTTCGCGGGCGCAGAGGTGACGGACAAGCTCGGCGCCGCGCTCCCGACGCGCCGACCGTACGACTCCGCGGTCGCGCCGGGCTTCATGGCCGTCGGCGACGCCGCGGGTCACGTCAACCCGACCACGGGCGGGGGCATCGCCGGCGCGGCCTACGCCGGCAAGTACGCCGCCGAGCAGGCCATCGAAGCCATCGAGGACGGCCGCGCCGACGAGGAGGCCGCCCTCTGGGGGTACAACGAGCGCGTCATGGACCACTTCGGCGCGCGCTACGCCGCGCTGGACGTCTACAACATCTTCACGACCGCTTACGACGTCGACGACCTGATGGGCCTGCTCGCGGCGCTGCCCGGCGAGCAGCTCGCGGAGGCGCTGTACTCCGGATCGACGGACATGAGCCTCGGCCTGAAGCTCAGGACGGCGATCAAGAGCTTCGGCCACTGGGGCACCATCTACGACCTCTACCAGACGAAGGCCCTCGCCGACCGCCTGCTCGACCTCTACGAGGAGTACCCCACGCACCCGGACGCGTTCGATCGGTGGCAGGCCCGCCGAGACGACCTGATGGACGAGATCTACGACCTCACCGGCGCCGATCCGAAGTACTGA
- a CDS encoding aryl-sulfate sulfotransferase: MSDGFRVPLDRRHLRGLALAVCLLAVASLAASAVTERDTARAATAPTDGGLDRTLVAAVDGTGPGQIVAYRPNGSVAYRNESLTLYHDVDPSPAGERTVEFVASDVVDEETCGGEECLRNVVRRVNLSTGAGDVVHEWSRPRNGSTQIHDVDRVNESVLLVADINYPDRVYMLDTRTDEVLWEWRVSAAYEPDSGGAYPSDWTHLNDVEWVEIDGREVVMVSLRNQDQVVFVEPGRGLLEDWTLGEDGDHDTLYEQHNPDYIPPERGGPAVLVADSENNRVVEYQREGDRWVESWTWTDERLQWPRDADRLPNGTTVIVDSHGERVLAVRPNGSVAWSRPVPAGGYDVEVLGTGEESAGGASAARLDYESERASPFDDVDPGHWLVATVPPLLLHGTLFALPTWASPLDAALVLAAATAVAVWLAIESAVAVRHRRRQ, from the coding sequence ATGTCCGACGGTTTTCGCGTCCCGCTGGATCGCCGTCACCTGCGCGGACTCGCACTCGCCGTGTGCCTCCTCGCCGTGGCCTCGCTGGCGGCCTCGGCCGTGACGGAACGCGACACGGCGCGAGCGGCCACCGCACCGACCGACGGAGGGCTCGATCGGACCCTGGTCGCGGCCGTCGACGGGACGGGTCCTGGACAGATCGTCGCCTACCGACCGAACGGCTCGGTCGCGTATCGGAACGAGTCGCTGACGCTCTACCACGACGTGGACCCGAGTCCGGCCGGCGAGCGCACGGTCGAGTTCGTCGCGAGCGACGTCGTCGACGAGGAGACGTGCGGCGGCGAGGAGTGCCTCCGGAACGTGGTGCGTCGGGTGAATCTCTCGACGGGGGCCGGCGACGTCGTCCACGAGTGGTCCCGCCCTCGGAACGGATCGACGCAGATCCACGACGTCGACCGCGTGAACGAGTCGGTCCTGCTGGTCGCCGACATCAACTACCCCGACCGCGTGTACATGCTCGACACCCGGACGGACGAAGTCCTCTGGGAGTGGCGGGTCAGCGCGGCCTACGAGCCCGACAGCGGGGGGGCGTACCCCTCCGACTGGACGCACCTCAACGACGTGGAGTGGGTGGAGATCGACGGCCGCGAGGTCGTCATGGTCAGCCTGCGCAACCAGGACCAGGTGGTCTTCGTCGAGCCCGGACGGGGCCTGCTGGAGGACTGGACGCTCGGCGAGGACGGCGACCACGACACGCTGTACGAGCAGCACAACCCCGACTACATCCCGCCCGAGCGGGGCGGCCCCGCCGTCCTCGTGGCCGACTCCGAGAACAACCGGGTCGTCGAGTACCAGCGAGAGGGCGATCGGTGGGTCGAGTCGTGGACCTGGACCGACGAGCGCCTCCAGTGGCCCCGCGACGCCGACCGCCTCCCGAACGGGACCACGGTGATCGTCGACTCGCACGGCGAACGCGTCCTGGCGGTCCGCCCGAACGGCTCGGTCGCCTGGTCGCGTCCCGTCCCCGCCGGGGGCTACGACGTCGAGGTGCTCGGGACGGGCGAGGAGAGCGCCGGCGGAGCGAGCGCGGCTCGGCTCGACTACGAGTCCGAGCGGGCGTCGCCGTTCGACGACGTCGACCCCGGCCACTGGCTGGTGGCGACGGTCCCGCCGCTCCTCTTGCACGGCACCCTCTTCGCCCTCCCGACGTGGGCGTCACCGCTCGACGCGGCGCTCGTCCTCGCCGCAGCCACAGCGGTCGCTGTCTGGCTCGCCATCGAGTCGGCCGTCGCCGTCCGCCACCGCCGACGGCAGTGA
- a CDS encoding 2Fe-2S iron-sulfur cluster-binding protein has translation MTEYTVEFVGTGEEITVADTDTILSRCLEEGIAQEYSCRVGMCLACSARIVEGEVTQPAARGLTEEEREEYALTCMARPASDLKLDRGEYPPSIEADSPAGDPDGSAAADD, from the coding sequence ATGACCGAGTACACGGTGGAGTTCGTCGGCACGGGCGAGGAGATCACCGTCGCCGACACCGACACGATCCTGAGCCGCTGCCTCGAGGAGGGGATCGCTCAGGAGTACTCCTGCCGGGTCGGGATGTGCCTGGCCTGTTCGGCGCGAATCGTCGAGGGCGAGGTGACCCAGCCCGCCGCCCGCGGACTGACAGAGGAAGAGCGGGAGGAGTACGCGCTGACCTGCATGGCCCGCCCCGCCTCCGATCTGAAACTCGACCGCGGCGAGTACCCCCCGAGCATCGAGGCCGACTCCCCCGCCGGCGACCCGGACGGCTCCGCGGCGGCCGACGACTGA
- a CDS encoding phosphoadenosine phosphosulfate reductase family protein, which yields MSEFPDYLDVDYSDGEGEDPADYPTINHKIEKAIEVTKEGLEQYENPVVMWTGGKDSTLTLYFVKEVADRFDLEVPPVVFIDHYQHFDELIDFVEHWADEWDLEVIWARNEDVGDYVDENDLEPGDDIPVDALSEHNQHHIRNILEYEEEDFPFLLDTYVGNHLLKTVALNDAIEEHDVDGIISGVRWDEQEARADETFFSPRHDPDIYPPHDRVQTILQFDEPAVWDAFWNFVVPDTVEEFPDEGYVPETDDDLPEGVSQEDVPVSPKYFAGFRSLGSEVSTDKAAEEPAWQQDLEGTTERAGRAQDKEDLMERLRDLGYM from the coding sequence ATGTCCGAGTTCCCAGACTACCTCGACGTCGACTACAGCGACGGCGAGGGAGAGGATCCGGCGGATTACCCGACTATCAACCACAAGATCGAGAAGGCCATCGAGGTGACGAAGGAGGGGCTCGAGCAGTACGAGAACCCCGTCGTCATGTGGACCGGCGGCAAGGACTCGACGCTGACCCTCTACTTCGTCAAGGAGGTCGCCGACCGGTTCGACCTCGAAGTCCCGCCCGTCGTCTTCATCGACCACTACCAGCACTTCGACGAACTCATCGACTTCGTCGAGCACTGGGCCGACGAGTGGGACCTCGAGGTCATCTGGGCCCGCAACGAGGACGTCGGCGACTACGTCGACGAGAACGACCTCGAGCCCGGCGACGACATCCCCGTCGACGCCCTCTCCGAGCACAACCAGCACCACATCCGCAACATCCTCGAGTACGAGGAGGAGGACTTCCCCTTCCTGCTGGACACCTACGTCGGCAACCACCTGCTGAAGACGGTCGCGCTCAACGACGCCATCGAGGAGCACGACGTCGACGGCATCATCTCCGGCGTCCGCTGGGACGAGCAGGAGGCCCGCGCCGACGAGACCTTCTTCTCGCCGCGCCACGACCCCGACATCTACCCGCCCCACGACCGCGTCCAGACCATCCTCCAGTTCGACGAGCCCGCCGTCTGGGACGCGTTCTGGAACTTCGTCGTCCCGGACACGGTCGAGGAGTTCCCGGACGAGGGCTACGTCCCCGAGACGGACGACGACCTCCCCGAGGGCGTCTCCCAGGAGGACGTCCCCGTCTCGCCGAAGTACTTCGCCGGCTTCCGCTCGCTGGGTAGCGAAGTCAGCACCGACAAGGCCGCCGAGGAGCCCGCCTGGCAGCAGGACCTCGAAGGCACGACCGAGCGCGCCGGCCGCGCCCAGGACAAGGAGGACCTCATGGAGCGCCTCCGCGACCTGGGTTACATGTAA
- a CDS encoding bis(5'-nucleosyl)-tetraphosphatase → MIEATSAGAILFRDTRGRREYLLLKSRPGDWEFPKGGVEGEEELQQTAIREVKEEAGISDFRLLDGFREDYDYVFEANGKTIHKTVHLFIAKSYEASAELSNEHRDLQWRDYEQAINTVTQDGPREILEDAHEFLDEREDEAE, encoded by the coding sequence ATGATCGAGGCCACGAGCGCGGGAGCCATCCTCTTTCGCGATACGCGTGGCCGGCGGGAGTACCTGCTGCTCAAGTCCCGCCCCGGCGACTGGGAGTTTCCCAAGGGCGGGGTCGAAGGCGAGGAGGAGCTGCAACAGACCGCCATACGCGAGGTGAAAGAGGAGGCCGGGATCAGCGACTTCCGGCTTTTGGACGGCTTTCGCGAGGACTACGACTACGTCTTCGAGGCGAACGGGAAGACCATTCACAAGACGGTCCACCTGTTCATCGCGAAGTCCTACGAGGCGTCGGCGGAACTGTCGAACGAACACCGCGACCTGCAGTGGCGCGACTACGAGCAGGCGATCAACACGGTCACGCAGGACGGCCCCCGGGAGATCCTGGAGGACGCCCACGAGTTTCTCGACGAGCGCGAGGACGAAGCGGAGTAA